A genomic stretch from Theobroma cacao cultivar B97-61/B2 chromosome 4, Criollo_cocoa_genome_V2, whole genome shotgun sequence includes:
- the LOC18602259 gene encoding reticuline oxidase-like protein has product MGILSPVVVVTTLSTILLSILWRATLDLPQESFLQCLLENSLRSHPISAAIYTPQSSSYSSVLESYIRNLRFNETSTPKPFLILTASHESHIQAAVLCAKKQDFQMKIRSGGHDYEGLSYVSSVPFFILDMFNLRSVDVDIGNETAWVQTGATLGEVYYRIAERSNIHGFPAGVCPTVGVGGHLSGAGYGNMMRKYGVSADNIIDAQFIDADGRLHDRKSMGEDLFWAIRGGGGASFGVILAYKIMLVRVPQKVTSFQVEKTLEENATDIVDQWQHVADKLPDELFIRLALDVVNRSQSGEKTVRASFISLFLGDSDTLLSIMNERFPKLGLSKSDCVETSWIRSVLFWANIPIETKIGVLLDRTPQTLVSLKRKSDYVKEPIPKAGLEGIWKTMIELQVPKMFFNPYGGKMAEIPSTKIPFPHRAGNLWKIQYLANWNESGIEAANHHLGLTRKLYDYMTPFVSKNPREAYLNYRDVDLGTSYNGKPVYSEGRVYGIRYFKGNFERLVQIKSKVDPSNFFRNEQSIPVLPHQENRDDQ; this is encoded by the coding sequence ATGGGAATTTTAAGTCCAGTGGTTGTTGTTACAACCCTTTCTACCATTCTCCTATCTATTTTATGGAGGGCAACTTTAGATTTACCTCAGGAATCATTTCTTCAATGTCTCTTAGAGAATTCTCTCCGTTCCCATCCCATCTCTGCAGCAATCTACACTCCTCAGTCCTCCTCATATTCATCTGTTTTGGAATCTTACATTAGAAACCTTCGATTCAATGAGACCTCGACCCCAAAGCCATTCCTTATTCTCACTGCATCGCACGAATCCCATATCCAAGCTGCCGTCCTTTGTGCCAAAAAGCAAGATTTTCAGATGAAAATTCGGAGTGGAGGCCATGACTACGAGGGGTTATCTTATGTATCTAGTGTTCCATTCTTTATCCTAGACATGTTCAATCTTCGATCTGTCGATGTAGATATAGGAAATGAGACTGCTTGGGTTCAGACAGGAGCAACTCTTGGTGAAGTTTATTACAGAATTGCTGAGAGGAGCAATATTCATGGCTTCCCAGCTGGTGTTTGCCCCACAGTTGGTGTCGGCGGTCACTTAAGTGGAGCTGGCTATGGTAATATGATGAGAAAGTACGGCGTTTCTGCCGATAACATTATCGATGCACAGTTTATTGATGCTGATGGTAGACTTCATGACAGAAAATCTATGGGTGAAGATCTTTTTTGGGCCATcagaggaggaggaggagcgAGCTTCGGTGTCATTCTTGCATATAAAATTATGTTGGTTCGTGTTCCGCAAAAAGTCACTTCGTTTCAGGTTGAAAAAACACTGGAAGAAAATGCGACGGACATTGTTGACCAATGGCAACATGTTGCAGATAAGCTGCCTGACGAGCTCTTCATCAGACTTGCCTTGGATGTCGTAAATCGCAGTCAAAGTGGTGAAAAGACAGTAAGGGCTTCATTCATTTCCTTGTTTCTTGGAGATTCTGATACACTCCTTTCCATCATGAATGAGAGGTTTCCCAAGTTGGGTTTAAGTAAATCTGATTGCGTTGAGACTAGCTGGATTCGATCCGTCCTTTTTTGGGCCAACATACCCATCGAGACGAAGATCGGTGTTTTGCTGGATCGAACTCCTCAAACATTGGTTTCCTTGAAGAGGAAATCAGATTATGTGAAAGAACCAATTCCCAAGGCTGGTTTGGAGGGGATTTGGAAGACAATGATTGAACTGCAGGTGCCAAAAATGTTCTTTAATCCTTATGGTGGAAAGATGGCTGAAATTCCATCAACAAAAATTCCATTCCCCCACAGAGCAGGAAACCTATGGAAGATTCAGTATTTAGCAAATTGGAATGAATCGGGGATTGAAGCAGCAAATCATCACTTAGGTTTGACAAGGAAGCTTTACGATTACATGACTCCTTTCGTGTCCAAGAACCCAAGGGAAGCATATCTCAACTACAGAGATGTTGACTTGGGTACCAGCTACAATGGAAAGCCTGTCTACTCGGAGGGAAGAGTTTATGGGATCAGGTATTTTAAGGGTAATTTCGAGAGGTTGGTGCAGATTAAGAGTAAGGTTGATCCTAGTAATTTCTTTAGAAATGAACAGAGCATCCCTGTTCTTCCACATCAAGAGAATAGGGATGATCAATGA